One Cumulibacter soli genomic window, CGCAGTCACTGATTGCCTCCACCGGGTTCGTCACCGAGGTCGCACTGGTCTGGGCGGGTGCGCCATGGGCGGCGGTAGCCCTCATCGCGGCGATCGCGGGCGTTGCCTGCCCGCAGGTCGGTCCGCTCGCCCGGGTGCGGTGGCGCCCGCTGACCAAGGGGCAGCCAGATCAAGGCCGGTTGGTCTCGACGGCTTTCTCGTACGAAGGTGCCGCTGACGAGGCAACGTTCGTGCTTGGACCAGCATTGGTGGGTATCAGCATCGCCGTGGTCTCGCCGCAGTTTGCGATGCTGCTGGCAGCGGCCCTGTTGGCGGTCTTCGGAACGGCGTTCGCCCTGCATCGCTCTGCCGCGTTGGTAGGGGCCCGCCCACGCACCACCTCGGCGTCGACATTGCTGAGCATCGGCCTCGTCACGCTGGCGATCGGCCAACTGTCCCTAGGCATGCTGTTCGGCTCGGTCCAGACCGGCACGTCGGTGATCGCGACCGAGGCTGGGCACCCCGGACTCACCGGGCTCTTGCATGCCTTGCTGGGCGTCGGCAGCGTGATTGCGGGCCTGGCGGTCGCGCTGCTGCCGGACTCGGTTCCGCTGGTGCGCCGCGCGCGCATCTTCGGCGGCGCCATCCTGGTCCTCGCGACCCCGCTGCTGTGGGTGGGTTCGATCGGCGCGTTGATACCGGTGCTGCTGGTACTCGGCTGCGCAATCGCGCCATACATGATCACGATGTTCTCGATGGCCGAGCAGATCACCGAAGCGACTAGGACGGGAGCCGCGATGACTCTGATGGCCGCAGCTACCGGGCTGGGTTATGCGCTCGGATCGTCGATTGCCGGCCGCCTGGCCGACGCGGGCGGCGCCACGCCTGCGTTCGCGGTCACCGTGTGTGCGGGCGGGCTCGCGGTCGTGATCTCGCTGACTGCCGGGCGGGCGCTGATCGCTGGTCGGTCCCTAGTTGCCGGGCCAGCCCTGGGCGACCCTGCCGGCGATCAATGATCTGACACGCGGACGCCGGGCGCCCGTTGCGCCCGCGTCTCGACCACTCCCGCCGAAGACGCAGTCGCTGCGCGCACTCATCGCGCATACATCGATAAGTCGCCGCTCAGGCTGCGTTTTCAGCGGCTCGTCAAGGTGTGGGATGGCCGGCGCGGTGCTCATGCCGCACGTTCATCCCCTGGGATGAGGCTGGCCGCACCGCGGGATGATTCGGCGAGGACCTGAGCGCGCCAGAGTGAACTCATGACTTCGCACAAGGTGTACTCGATACTTCTGCTCGGCGGAATCGCCGTCCTGCTGGCGTTTTGGGGCGACCCGATCGCGCTGCAACTCGTGGCCTACATTCCGATTCTTATCGCCGGCTGGATCGGCGGCGCCGACGACGTGCCCACCGTGGGCCAGATCCTCGGCGATTGGCATCTGTGGCGGTCGGTGATCGTGCTCGTCGCTGTCGTCTTGTTGTTCCAATTGGCCCGGCGGCTGTGGCCGACGCGGCGGCCATTGGAGCAACTGAGCCGGTCGACGCTGCAACGCCTGTTGACGACGGCCGTCGTACTCGCCGTGATTCCGCCCCTCCTGTACGCCGTGACGCGGTTGGCGTGGGTGTTCGGGTGGCCGTTGGGCCTCAGCCCCGAGTTCTTCGAAGAGGTCCGCTCCATCCTCGGCAACGGCCTGGTGCTCGGCTTGCTCGCCGTCGCCGGCGCAATTCTGACCGTCGGCCTGCTGCGAGGATGGGGCGAAGTCTTCCCGCGGTGGATTCCGTTCATGGGCGGCAAGGACGTCCCGATCGGGTTCGCCCGGCGCTTCGCGTTGATTGTGGCGCTATTGATTGCTTCGGCCGGGCCGTTCTTTGTCCGCGCCAAGCTGGCCGGTGGCCAGATCGCGATCGCGCCCGAGGGCGCTGAAAACCATTGGGGAGCGTGGCTTCCGGAGATGCTGTGGCCGCTGTGGGCAATCGCGCTGGTAGTAGCCGCGTTCGCGTACGAGGAGCGACGTCTGCGGAGCGCAACGCGCCTGGAGGAACTGCGGCGTACGCCGGTCGCTGGATAGGCTCCTCATCAATGCGCACTTCTCATTCCGGTCGATGGCCCGCGCGCAGCGCGTGGGCCATCGACGCCGCCGTGTGCATCGTCGCTGCGATCCTGCTGCTTCCCGCGACCGTCGACACCCTCCGCAGCTCAGACCTCTCCACATTCTGGTCAGCGTCCGTGTGGGTGGCCGTTGCCGCGCTCCATACTCTCGTCGTGCTGGTCCGGGCGTTCCCCCGAGCGGCGTACGTCGCTGCCGGCGTGGCGATGCTAATCCTCGCGTTTGCTCCTCGACTGATCTATGACGGGCTTCAGGTTCCGGCCGCCGTACTGCCGTCCTCGTTACTTTTCCTCTACGCGCTGTATGTGTTCGCGCAGCGTTGCAACTCCCGAACGGCACTCGCCGGCCTCGCGCTCGCGTTGACTGGCGGCATCGGCATCAGCGCGCACCTCGCCGTTGCCGATGATTGGGCCTCAGACTTCGGCACTGGGGTACCAGCCGTGCTGATCCTCGCCGCCATCGCGCTCGGCGGTCCGATCGGAGCCTGGGCGCTGGGCCGGTTACGCGCGACACGCTCGGCCTATCTCGACGAGTTGGAGCAGCGGGCACGTCGTACCGAGGAGGACCGCGCCCGACAACTAGCAGATGCGGCCGCCGCGGAACGCGCACGCATAGCCGCCGAGATGCACGACGTCGTGTCGCATTCGCTCGCGGTGATCGTCTCGCAAGCCGAGGGCGGGCGAATGATCGCCACCGACGAACGAAGCAGCGAGGTACTGCGGACCATCAGCGACACAGGCCGGACGGCGCTCAACGAGATGCGCACGATGCTCGGCGTACTCAGCAGCACCGACGATATTCGTCGAGACCCGCCACAGCCGGGAGTCGATGATCTTGAGCGATTGGCACGTGAGGCCGGCGCGACGTACGCGCAGACCGGTTCGCGCCGACCGGTACCGGCATCGGTTGGACTCGCGATCTATCGAATCGCTCAGGAATCATTGACTAACGCGCTTAAGCATGGTGGCGGAGGCGCGAACCTCGAACTCGCCTACGCCAACCCGATCACGTTGACGATCACGAATCCGCTGGGTGATGAGATCACCGATATGGGTGGGAACGGGCTAGGGATCGCTGGCATGCGCCAGCGTGCCGAGGCGGTCGGTGGGACGTTGAACGCTGGCGCGACGGGTGACAGTTGGCGCGTTATCGCCCACCTTCCGAAGGAGACCACATGATCCGAACGGCGCTGGCGGATGACCAACCGCTGATGCGCGGTGGCGTCGCTATGGCTCTCGAATCGCAGCCCGACATCGAAGTGGTGTGGCAGGCCGACGACGGTGCACAAGCGATCGAGGCAAACTCGCGAAATCCGGTGGACGTGATCGTGATGGACGTACGGATGCCCGTGATGGATGGAATCGCCGCTACCCAGCGGATCTGCGAATCCGCGGACAGCGCAACCCGAGTTCTGGTGCTGACAACGTTCGACCTCGACGAGCACGCTTTTGACGCGCTGCAGGCTGGAGCCAGCGGGTTCCTCCTCAAGGACGCACCTGCCGAAGAACTGATCGCCGCGGTACGTCACGTCGCGGCCGGAGACGCCGTTCTCGCGCCCACGACGACGGCACGGCTGATTCAGCACTTCGCACGTCCCCCTGATCGGCGCGCGCCGGTGGACGAACTAGATGAACTATCCGAGCGCGAACGGGAAATCACTCGGCTCATCGCGCGTGGGCTGACTAATCCGGAGATCGCCGCCGATCTGTTCCTGTCTGAGGCGACGGTAAAGACTCACGTACGGTCGATTCTGCGCAAACTTCGGGCCCGCGATCGGGTACAGATCGTGATCACGGCGTACGAGGCGGGCCTGGTCTGACCCGCGCCCTCGGCATCCCCGCATCGTGGGGCGAGCGGACTTGGCACTCGCCGAATTTTCGTCTGCACCCTAGGCTCGGCACATGACTGAACCTGTGTTGCTCATCGACGAACCGCTGTCCAAGGTCCGGCGTCTCACGCTGAACCGACCCCAGAAGCGCAACGCGCTCAACGACGAACTGCGTGGCTCGCTGTTCGATGCGATCCGCGAGGCCGACCGCGATCCAGACATTTCCGTCATCATCATCCGCGGCGGCGGCCCGTGCTTCAGCGCCGGTTACGACCTGTCCGCCGGCGGCAATAACGGCGTCGAGCGATCGATCGCAAAAGTCGACGGCTGGTGGTCGCGGCACGTGGTGAACAACTGGTTCGAGATGTGGGACATGGCTACCCCGATCATCGCGCAGGTGCATGGTTACTGCCTCGCCGGCGGCACCGAGCTCGCCACGGCCTGCGACCTGGTGTACGTCGCCGAGGACGCCGCGATCGGTTACCCTCCGGTGCGGCTCATGTCACCGCCCGACATGCAGTGGCAGACCTGGATGATGGGCCTACGGCATGGCATGGAAGCGCTGCTCACCGGCGACTCGATGACCGGCATCGAAGCCGCCGAACGTGGGTTCGCCAACCGTGCGCACCCGCTGGACGAGTTGGACGACGCCGTACTCGCCGTCGCCGAACGGATCACGAAGGTACCGCTGGACTTGCTCGCGCTGAACAAGCGCTCGGCGCACCGCGCGATGGAAGCGATGGGCATTCGACACGGGATTCGTAATGGGGCAGATATTCAGGCGATGGGTTTCCATCAACCCGCATCGCAGGAATATATGAAGTCATTCAAGGAGAAGGGCGTGAGCGCTGCGCTCAGCGACCGCGATCGCCAATTTGGCGATTACCGCGAAACCGACAGATAGCGCTCTCAGGTACGCGCTCAACCCGCTGCATAACGGACGCGTCCTCCGGCGGCGTCTCCGTTATGCAGCCCTCGACCGCGTGTCCGTCGATGACCAAACAAGACAACGCGGCTCCCGGGCGCGGCCGGCTAGTGTCGCCAACAAGCCCAGACATCGAGCCGACCCCGGGACGAAGTCGAACTGTCCCAGGCTGCAAAACTTGCGTCGGCCCGCCTAACCGCTACTTCGTGCGGGCAGCGACCTCGTTGTAGCGCTCGCGGGCGATCGCCTGGAACGCCGCCATGTGTTCCGGGACGTCGATCACTTCGGGATTGACCACAGCCTTGAACTCTGCACCCTGGATTAGCCGCTTGATCGGGATCTCCAACTTCTTGCCGGTGCGGGTGTGCGGGATCCCTTCTACCGCAATGACTTCGTCCGGCACATGCCGCGGGGAGGCCTGCTCGCGGACACGCGTCTTGATCTTCGCAATCAGATCTTCGGTGAGTTCGTAGCCCGGATTGAGTACGACGAATAGCGGCATCCAATATCCGCCGTCAGCCTCTTCGGCGCCAATCACCAGCGCTTCCCCGATCTCCGGGATCGATTCCACCGCCGAGTAGATGTCACCTGATCCCATGCGGATGCCGTTGCGGTTCAACGTCGAATCGGAGCGGCCGAGCACCAGGACACTGCCGCGATCGGTGATCTTGATCCAGTCCCCGTGCCGCCATACACCGTCGTACGTGTCGAAGTATGCGTCGTGGTACTTCTTGCCGGCCGGGTCGTTCCAGAACCGAATCGGCATGGACGGCAACGGCTCCACACAAACGAGTTCGCCAACCTCATTGACCAGCGGCTTTCCGTCATCGTCCCAGGCCTCCACCTTCAGGCCGAGCCCGCGCACCGGTAGCTCGCCGCTCCATACCGGAACGTTCGGCGATCCCATCGCGAAGGCGCCGGCGATGTCCGTGCCGCCGGACATCGAAAACAGCGGTATGTCGCCGACCTCGTCGCGCACGTACTTGAACGAATGGTCCGGACACGGCGAACCGGTAACACCCATGATCCGTAACGCGGATAGGTCGAAGTCCTTTGACGGGTGGATTCCCTGGTCCTGGGAGGCACCGAGGAAGCCCGGGCTAGTGCCGAAGATCGTTACCCCGCATCGCGATACGACGTCCCAGCACGCGGCCGCAGTCGGCGCCATCGGCGCACCGTCGTAACACACCACCGAGCCGCCGCCGGTGAGCCCACCGACCAGGATGTTCCACATCACCCAGGACGGGGACGTGTACCACATCAATCGGTCGGACTTCTTCAGATCCCAGTTCAGCGCGAGCAGGCTGACCTGCACGGGCAGTACGCCGCCGTGCGAGTGCACGATCCCCTTCGGCAGACCAGTCGTCCCCGAGGAGAACAGCACCCATAGCGGGTGGTCGGAATCGACGGGTAGCGGCTCGTAGGGATGCTCGCCGTCGACCATCTCCTCGAACGCTCTCGTATCCGGTACCCCCTTGCCGAGCCGGCTGACGCCGATAGTGTCGCGCAGGGTCGGCAGCCCCGCACGCAATGCGGCTACCGCATCTCGCTGATCACGTTCCTTGCCACCAAAATGGTGTCCGTCGGCTGCCACGAGTACGACCGGCTCCAACTGCGCGAATCGATCGATCGCGGCGGCAGCCGCATAGTCCTGGCCCACACCCGACCAGATCGCGCCGATCGAGATAGTGCCCAGCGCGGCAACGAGCGTCTCGGCGATATTCGGCAGGTACCCGACAACGACTTCTTCTGGCCGCACACCCATGTCACTCAGATTGTGCGCGAATGCCGCGACTTGGCGCCGGAACTCGGCCCAAGTCATTTCCGCGTAGTCGCCCTGTTCGCCGGTAGTGACGATCGCGACGTCGTCATCGTCTCCACGGCTAACGACGTACTCGGCGAGGTTGAGTTTCGCACCTGCGAACCA contains:
- a CDS encoding MFS transporter; translated protein: MSATASYRRLFGFSGLSYVIFAFLGRLPLAMSQIGTLLLVQDYTGSYGAGGVAAGGLAIANALCAPYFGALADRVGQRPVVLTQSLIASTGFVTEVALVWAGAPWAAVALIAAIAGVACPQVGPLARVRWRPLTKGQPDQGRLVSTAFSYEGAADEATFVLGPALVGISIAVVSPQFAMLLAAALLAVFGTAFALHRSAALVGARPRTTSASTLLSIGLVTLAIGQLSLGMLFGSVQTGTSVIATEAGHPGLTGLLHALLGVGSVIAGLAVALLPDSVPLVRRARIFGGAILVLATPLLWVGSIGALIPVLLVLGCAIAPYMITMFSMAEQITEATRTGAAMTLMAAATGLGYALGSSIAGRLADAGGATPAFAVTVCAGGLAVVISLTAGRALIAGRSLVAGPALGDPAGDQ
- a CDS encoding sensor histidine kinase, translating into MRTSHSGRWPARSAWAIDAAVCIVAAILLLPATVDTLRSSDLSTFWSASVWVAVAALHTLVVLVRAFPRAAYVAAGVAMLILAFAPRLIYDGLQVPAAVLPSSLLFLYALYVFAQRCNSRTALAGLALALTGGIGISAHLAVADDWASDFGTGVPAVLILAAIALGGPIGAWALGRLRATRSAYLDELEQRARRTEEDRARQLADAAAAERARIAAEMHDVVSHSLAVIVSQAEGGRMIATDERSSEVLRTISDTGRTALNEMRTMLGVLSSTDDIRRDPPQPGVDDLERLAREAGATYAQTGSRRPVPASVGLAIYRIAQESLTNALKHGGGGANLELAYANPITLTITNPLGDEITDMGGNGLGIAGMRQRAEAVGGTLNAGATGDSWRVIAHLPKETT
- a CDS encoding response regulator, whose amino-acid sequence is MIRTALADDQPLMRGGVAMALESQPDIEVVWQADDGAQAIEANSRNPVDVIVMDVRMPVMDGIAATQRICESADSATRVLVLTTFDLDEHAFDALQAGASGFLLKDAPAEELIAAVRHVAAGDAVLAPTTTARLIQHFARPPDRRAPVDELDELSEREREITRLIARGLTNPEIAADLFLSEATVKTHVRSILRKLRARDRVQIVITAYEAGLV
- a CDS encoding enoyl-CoA hydratase-related protein, with amino-acid sequence MTEPVLLIDEPLSKVRRLTLNRPQKRNALNDELRGSLFDAIREADRDPDISVIIIRGGGPCFSAGYDLSAGGNNGVERSIAKVDGWWSRHVVNNWFEMWDMATPIIAQVHGYCLAGGTELATACDLVYVAEDAAIGYPPVRLMSPPDMQWQTWMMGLRHGMEALLTGDSMTGIEAAERGFANRAHPLDELDDAVLAVAERITKVPLDLLALNKRSAHRAMEAMGIRHGIRNGADIQAMGFHQPASQEYMKSFKEKGVSAALSDRDRQFGDYRETDR
- a CDS encoding acetoacetate--CoA ligase, encoding MTQSVPEIVWQPTPESIAQTNIHAFARFVRAKYGVNVDDYNDMWRWSTDNLEDFWAATWEYFDLPGDFTEVLDEHKMPGARWFAGAKLNLAEYVVSRGDDDDVAIVTTGEQGDYAEMTWAEFRRQVAAFAHNLSDMGVRPEEVVVGYLPNIAETLVAALGTISIGAIWSGVGQDYAAAAAIDRFAQLEPVVLVAADGHHFGGKERDQRDAVAALRAGLPTLRDTIGVSRLGKGVPDTRAFEEMVDGEHPYEPLPVDSDHPLWVLFSSGTTGLPKGIVHSHGGVLPVQVSLLALNWDLKKSDRLMWYTSPSWVMWNILVGGLTGGGSVVCYDGAPMAPTAAACWDVVSRCGVTIFGTSPGFLGASQDQGIHPSKDFDLSALRIMGVTGSPCPDHSFKYVRDEVGDIPLFSMSGGTDIAGAFAMGSPNVPVWSGELPVRGLGLKVEAWDDDGKPLVNEVGELVCVEPLPSMPIRFWNDPAGKKYHDAYFDTYDGVWRHGDWIKITDRGSVLVLGRSDSTLNRNGIRMGSGDIYSAVESIPEIGEALVIGAEEADGGYWMPLFVVLNPGYELTEDLIAKIKTRVREQASPRHVPDEVIAVEGIPHTRTGKKLEIPIKRLIQGAEFKAVVNPEVIDVPEHMAAFQAIARERYNEVAARTK